A genomic window from Flavobacterium azooxidireducens includes:
- a CDS encoding sigma-54-dependent transcriptional regulator, with product MKKTNANILIIDDQEDILFACKMVLKKHFETIFTINNPKKVVELLADNEIDVVLLDMNYRIGFEDGREGIYLLKEIKTLSPKTTVILMTAFGKVETAVEGLKLGAFDYILKPWDNEKLVSVVKFAVEESRKVRKKIINSEKLDSFFIGKSTAIQKAYSLAVKVAKTDANVLILGENGTGKFVLAHYIHQQSNRKKEPFVHVDLGSLSESIFESELFGYAKGAFTDAKNDTPGRFESAQNGTIFLDEIGNVPLHLQTKLLQVIQNKSVTRVGESKARPLNIRIVTATNLDLRKEVTEKNFREDLYYRINTMEIKLPSLHERKEDIVPLATFLLEKITEKYEREEIVFDEKALEQIQKHAWKGNIREMENRIERAVILCENNTIKSADLDLDIISFSTFEMEEMPLSDIEKISIEKVLHKNNFNISKSAEELGLSRAALYRRMEKYNLGSTD from the coding sequence ATGAAAAAAACAAATGCCAACATTTTAATCATTGACGATCAAGAAGACATTCTTTTTGCTTGTAAAATGGTTTTGAAGAAACATTTTGAAACCATTTTTACGATCAATAATCCGAAAAAAGTAGTTGAACTTCTAGCTGATAATGAGATTGACGTCGTTTTGCTCGATATGAATTACCGTATTGGTTTTGAAGACGGAAGAGAAGGAATTTATCTATTAAAAGAAATCAAAACGCTTTCACCAAAAACGACTGTGATTCTAATGACGGCTTTTGGAAAAGTGGAAACCGCCGTTGAAGGATTGAAATTAGGAGCTTTTGATTATATTCTAAAACCGTGGGACAATGAAAAATTGGTTTCGGTTGTGAAATTTGCTGTTGAAGAAAGTCGGAAAGTTAGAAAGAAAATTATAAACTCAGAAAAGTTAGATTCTTTTTTCATCGGAAAATCGACCGCTATTCAAAAAGCATATTCTTTAGCGGTTAAAGTAGCTAAAACCGATGCAAATGTGTTGATTTTAGGCGAAAACGGAACGGGAAAATTCGTTTTAGCACATTATATTCATCAACAATCCAACCGAAAAAAAGAACCATTTGTGCACGTTGATTTGGGTTCGTTGAGTGAAAGTATTTTTGAAAGTGAATTGTTTGGTTATGCCAAAGGAGCTTTTACCGATGCTAAAAACGATACACCCGGACGATTTGAATCGGCTCAAAACGGTACGATTTTTTTGGATGAAATTGGTAACGTTCCGTTGCATTTGCAAACTAAACTATTGCAAGTAATTCAAAATAAATCGGTTACACGAGTGGGTGAATCCAAGGCTAGGCCGTTGAATATAAGAATTGTTACGGCGACAAATCTTGATTTGAGAAAGGAAGTTACCGAAAAAAATTTCAGAGAAGATTTGTATTATCGCATCAATACGATGGAAATTAAACTTCCTTCGCTTCACGAACGAAAAGAAGATATTGTTCCGTTGGCAACTTTTTTATTAGAAAAAATTACTGAAAAATATGAGCGAGAGGAAATTGTTTTTGATGAAAAAGCGTTGGAACAAATTCAGAAACACGCTTGGAAAGGAAACATTCGCGAGATGGAAAACCGCATCGAACGTGCTGTAATTTTGTGTGAAAATAATACCATCAAAAGTGCTGATTTAGATTTGGATATAATAAGCTTTTCAACCTTTGAAATGGAAGAAATGCCTTTGTCCGACATTGAAAAAATTTCCATTGAAAAAGTGTTGCATAAAAACAATTTCAACATTAGCAAATCGGCAGAAGAACTTGGACTATCACGAGCAGCTTTGTACCGAAGAATGGAAAAATACAATTTAGGTTCAACCGATTAA
- a CDS encoding TonB-dependent receptor produces the protein MKLKFLLLFLLIGSSLFAQKGTVSGTLTDKDMNNEPLPFANVQIKGTTIGTTTDENGKYALSVEPGNHIVQLSFLGYETIEVPVTIKENQTVTVNRALTAGGGMMLQDVVVQTTVSREKESALLLEQQKAVEIKQSIGAQELSRKGVSDVAGAVTKTTGITKQEGSGNIFVRGLGDRYNSTSMNGLPIPSNDPEKKNIGLNLFSTDIVEFISIDKVYNSRMYGDFAGGNVDIVSKDFRGQKFLQLEIGSSVNTNAVEQDVFNLQQGQNKFGFTNAEIPANPLNAFTFENSLNPESANPIGSNFVLKAGRSFSIGEESKLSLFATASFDNGFTYREGINQSVSAQGAKIKSFDQKTYSYNTNTTGMFNAGYKLNPNHKINYNFLFVNTSSQVKDEYYGFIRDIAENDNGLIQRGTYNQNQLMVNQLLGSHKLTDRIEFNWGGSFNRITSEMPDRTQNTLFFNENQNGYVFAINTTSDNHRYYQNLTEDELAANISSDYKFKKDSEDNFRGKLTIGYNGRFKNRDFEATQFNFKIANNQSTTVVDPNNLDSFFNQTNFSNSLFTVETFSGDLNPQVYDGEQNIHAFFGQAEYKLTSKLTSVLGVRMEQVYQKVSWKTQLDNEGNKNSFERNEFLPSLILKYELNERNNLRFGASKTYTLPQFKERALFVYEDVTEVKVGNPDLYPSEDYNVDFKWEFFPKKEEVISLTAFGKYILNPINEITLASSTNDISFLNTGDTGHVFGVEFEIRKNIYEFGADNQNKLTAGFNASYMQTNQELDSEKVRKETNYNINLTNTEDSFTGASDLLLNGDISFFKEWKNEASIMSTLSYSYFSDRLYALGTETKGNLVDKAVGTLDFIVKTKLNKHLGLNLTVRNILDPTVERTQENSNQDITVLSYKKGVNFSLGINYQF, from the coding sequence ATGAAACTTAAATTTTTATTATTATTTCTTTTAATCGGTTCATCCCTATTTGCACAAAAAGGCACTGTTTCGGGTACTTTAACAGACAAAGACATGAACAATGAGCCACTACCTTTTGCGAATGTTCAGATTAAAGGAACAACTATTGGAACAACAACTGATGAGAATGGAAAATATGCATTGAGTGTTGAACCGGGAAATCACATAGTACAGCTTAGTTTTTTGGGTTATGAAACGATTGAAGTTCCTGTAACCATCAAAGAAAATCAAACAGTTACTGTAAATAGAGCTTTGACAGCAGGAGGCGGAATGATGCTTCAAGATGTTGTAGTGCAAACTACAGTAAGCCGCGAAAAAGAAAGTGCTCTACTTTTAGAACAGCAGAAAGCCGTTGAAATTAAGCAAAGCATTGGTGCACAGGAACTTTCTAGAAAAGGAGTTAGTGATGTTGCTGGTGCTGTAACTAAAACCACTGGGATTACAAAACAAGAGGGTTCGGGCAATATATTCGTTAGAGGTTTAGGAGATCGTTATAATTCAACATCTATGAATGGTTTGCCAATTCCTTCAAATGATCCGGAAAAGAAAAATATAGGTTTAAATTTATTTTCAACTGATATTGTTGAATTTATATCAATTGATAAAGTTTACAACAGCAGAATGTATGGAGATTTTGCAGGAGGAAATGTAGACATTGTTTCTAAAGATTTTAGAGGTCAGAAGTTTTTACAGCTAGAAATAGGATCATCCGTGAATACAAATGCTGTAGAACAAGATGTTTTCAACTTACAACAAGGACAAAATAAATTTGGTTTTACAAATGCTGAAATTCCTGCAAATCCGTTGAATGCTTTTACTTTTGAAAATAGTTTAAACCCAGAAAGTGCAAATCCAATTGGTTCAAATTTTGTATTAAAAGCAGGTAGATCATTTTCAATTGGCGAAGAAAGCAAATTGAGCCTTTTTGCTACTGCATCTTTTGATAATGGATTTACTTACCGCGAAGGTATTAATCAAAGTGTGAGTGCTCAAGGTGCGAAAATTAAATCATTTGACCAAAAAACGTACTCCTATAATACTAACACAACAGGTATGTTTAATGCGGGTTATAAATTAAATCCGAATCACAAAATCAATTATAATTTTCTGTTTGTAAATACTTCTTCTCAAGTGAAAGATGAATATTATGGATTTATTCGTGATATTGCTGAAAATGATAACGGTTTAATACAAAGAGGAACATACAATCAAAATCAATTGATGGTTAATCAATTATTAGGTTCACACAAATTGACTGATAGAATTGAATTTAACTGGGGCGGTTCATTCAACAGAATTACAAGCGAAATGCCTGACAGAACACAAAACACTCTTTTTTTTAACGAAAATCAGAATGGCTATGTCTTTGCAATCAACACAACATCAGATAATCACCGCTATTATCAAAATTTAACTGAGGATGAGTTAGCGGCTAATATTTCTTCAGATTATAAATTTAAAAAAGACAGTGAAGATAATTTCAGAGGAAAGCTAACAATTGGATATAACGGTCGATTCAAAAACCGTGATTTTGAAGCAACTCAATTTAACTTTAAAATTGCAAACAATCAATCGACAACAGTGGTTGATCCAAATAATTTAGATTCATTTTTTAATCAAACTAATTTTAGTAATAGTTTATTTACCGTTGAAACTTTTAGTGGTGACTTAAATCCACAAGTTTACGATGGTGAACAAAACATTCATGCCTTTTTTGGCCAAGCAGAATATAAACTTACTTCAAAATTAACATCGGTTTTAGGAGTTAGAATGGAACAAGTTTATCAAAAAGTTTCATGGAAAACCCAACTTGATAATGAAGGTAATAAAAACTCATTTGAAAGAAACGAATTTTTACCAAGTTTAATTTTAAAATACGAATTAAACGAACGCAATAACCTTCGATTTGGAGCAAGCAAAACATACACTTTACCTCAGTTTAAAGAAAGAGCATTATTTGTATATGAAGATGTAACAGAAGTAAAAGTTGGTAATCCAGATTTGTATCCTTCAGAAGATTATAATGTTGATTTTAAATGGGAGTTTTTTCCGAAAAAAGAAGAAGTCATTTCATTAACCGCTTTTGGTAAATATATATTAAACCCTATTAATGAAATAACATTAGCATCGTCAACCAATGATATTTCATTTCTAAACACTGGTGATACAGGTCATGTTTTTGGTGTTGAATTTGAAATTAGAAAAAACATTTATGAATTTGGTGCCGATAATCAAAACAAATTAACAGCCGGATTCAACGCATCTTATATGCAAACCAATCAAGAACTAGATTCTGAAAAAGTTAGAAAAGAAACTAATTATAACATCAACTTAACCAATACAGAAGATAGTTTTACAGGGGCTTCTGATTTATTATTAAATGGTGATATTTCATTTTTTAAAGAATGGAAAAACGAAGCAAGCATTATGTCAACCCTATCCTATTCCTATTTTTCAGATCGTCTTTATGCTTTAGGTACAGAAACAAAAGGAAACCTTGTTGACAAAGCCGTTGGAACTTTAGATTTTATTGTTAAAACAAAATTAAACAAACATTTAGGACTAAACTTAACTGTTAGAAACATTCTTGATCCAACAGTTGAAAGAACTCAGGAAAATAGTAATCAAGACATAACTGTTTTGTCATATAAAAAAGGAGTGAATTTTAGTTTAGGTATTAATTATCAATTCTAA
- a CDS encoding sensor histidine kinase — MKNLKLYHQLFIRLLLLLLVFIGSFLLLYNSLVYSAIFGFLVFLLMGIEFFSFLRNTFLFYDKTIAAILNNDFSADFSKHKSYDNYKNLFRLYDSLKQNQNEQVSKDLVYRSILNNIETGVLILQKSEEDWNIFLMNDYFSSHFMVPKMSKWMYLKNQLPSLCEIIEERNFEELKTSLQIRVNKEDAQTFMLQASKTKAYDQEYYIVLLDSIQKVVEKKEKEAWINLMKVISHELMNSITPIRSLTQNLNELMQQDSLSKDDLDDIKESVSTMIHRSNHLQNFVESYRKIAMLPSPKKEKTELNQLMNNALQLMNPLFKKENIILKNNISFNRWIMVDSLQMEQVLINLLTNSLYALEGKDEKIIEISAEQKNKRLFISISDSGIGIDAEIEDKIFLPFFTTRKEGAGIGLTLSKNIIEAHGGYLNYQMDEKRTRFIICLLE, encoded by the coding sequence TTGAAAAATTTAAAACTATATCATCAACTTTTTATCCGATTATTACTATTGCTTTTAGTATTTATCGGTAGCTTTTTGTTGTTGTATAACTCCTTAGTTTATTCAGCAATTTTTGGCTTTTTGGTTTTTTTGTTAATGGGAATTGAGTTTTTTTCCTTTCTTCGAAATACGTTTTTATTTTATGATAAAACCATTGCAGCGATTTTAAACAATGATTTTTCGGCGGATTTTTCTAAACATAAATCGTATGATAATTACAAAAATTTGTTTCGATTATATGATTCATTGAAACAAAATCAAAACGAGCAAGTTTCGAAAGATTTGGTTTATCGATCCATTTTAAACAACATTGAAACCGGCGTTTTAATTCTTCAAAAATCAGAAGAAGACTGGAATATTTTTTTGATGAACGACTATTTTTCGAGTCATTTTATGGTTCCGAAAATGTCAAAATGGATGTATTTAAAAAATCAATTGCCTTCGCTTTGCGAAATTATTGAAGAACGAAATTTTGAAGAATTGAAAACGTCTTTGCAAATTAGAGTGAACAAAGAAGACGCACAAACGTTTATGCTTCAAGCTTCAAAAACAAAAGCTTACGATCAGGAATATTACATTGTTTTGTTGGATTCCATTCAGAAAGTAGTTGAGAAAAAAGAAAAAGAAGCTTGGATTAATTTGATGAAAGTCATCTCGCACGAATTGATGAATTCGATTACGCCCATTCGTTCGCTTACGCAGAATTTGAATGAGTTAATGCAACAAGATTCGCTTTCAAAAGATGATTTAGACGACATTAAAGAAAGTGTTTCTACAATGATTCACCGCAGCAATCATTTGCAAAATTTTGTGGAAAGCTATCGAAAAATTGCAATGCTTCCATCGCCTAAAAAGGAAAAAACAGAGTTAAATCAGTTGATGAACAACGCACTTCAATTGATGAATCCATTGTTTAAAAAGGAAAATATTATTCTTAAAAATAACATTTCTTTCAATAGATGGATTATGGTTGATTCACTTCAAATGGAGCAAGTTTTGATTAATTTATTAACCAATAGTTTGTATGCATTAGAAGGAAAAGACGAAAAAATCATTGAAATTTCGGCTGAACAAAAGAATAAACGATTATTTATTTCTATTTCCGATTCAGGAATTGGTATTGATGCAGAAATTGAAGATAAAATTTTTCTGCCTTTTTTCACCACTCGAAAAGAAGGAGCCGGCATTGGCTTGACCTTATCAAAAAATATTATTGAAGCTCACGGCGGTTATTTGAATTATCAAATGGATGAAAAAAGAACGCGTTTTATTATTTGTTTGTTGGAGTGA
- a CDS encoding MGMT family protein, with product MEENFFERVYAIARQIPHGKVTSYGAIAKALGTARSARMVGWAMNASHNREDVPAHRVVNRKGMLSGKHHFQGTNLMQQLLESEGVEVIDNQIVDFEKVFWEPKVSDL from the coding sequence ATGGAAGAAAATTTCTTTGAAAGAGTGTATGCCATCGCCAGACAAATTCCACACGGAAAAGTTACTTCGTATGGAGCAATTGCCAAAGCTTTAGGAACGGCTCGTTCTGCCAGAATGGTGGGTTGGGCGATGAATGCTTCGCACAATAGGGAAGACGTTCCCGCACATCGAGTTGTGAACCGAAAAGGAATGCTATCAGGAAAACATCACTTTCAAGGAACAAATTTAATGCAGCAACTGTTAGAAAGCGAAGGTGTTGAAGTAATTGATAATCAAATTGTTGATTTTGAGAAGGTTTTTTGGGAGCCGAAGGTTAGTGATTTGTAA
- the trmB gene encoding tRNA (guanosine(46)-N7)-methyltransferase TrmB, with translation MGSKNKLKRFKENETFQNVIEPTREEVVSGDFEWKGNWNKNFFKNDNPIVLELGCGKGEYSVGLAERYPDKNFIGIDIKGARFWRGAKTAVETGLNNVGFLRTQIELIEYCFAENEVDEIWITFPDPQIKYKRTKHRMTNTEFLQRYKKVLKKDGIVHLKTDSEFMHGYTLGLLHGEGHEVMYANHNVYRNEGSPEVVTAIQTFYEKQYLEINKAITYIQFKIK, from the coding sequence GTGGGAAGTAAGAATAAATTAAAGCGTTTTAAAGAGAATGAAACGTTTCAAAATGTAATAGAACCAACCCGAGAAGAAGTCGTTTCAGGCGATTTTGAATGGAAAGGAAATTGGAATAAAAACTTTTTTAAAAATGATAACCCAATTGTTTTAGAATTAGGATGTGGAAAAGGAGAATATTCCGTTGGATTAGCAGAACGTTATCCGGATAAAAATTTTATCGGAATCGACATCAAAGGAGCACGATTTTGGAGAGGAGCAAAAACAGCTGTAGAAACCGGATTGAATAACGTTGGTTTTCTTCGCACACAAATTGAATTAATCGAATATTGCTTTGCCGAAAATGAAGTGGATGAAATTTGGATTACATTTCCCGATCCGCAAATCAAATACAAAAGAACAAAACACAGAATGACGAATACCGAATTTTTACAACGCTATAAAAAAGTACTCAAAAAAGACGGAATTGTTCATTTGAAAACGGATAGCGAATTCATGCACGGCTACACACTCGGTCTATTGCACGGTGAAGGTCATGAAGTGATGTATGCCAACCATAATGTGTACCGAAATGAAGGTTCACCCGAAGTGGTGACAGCCATTCAAACATTTTATGAAAAACAATATTTAGAAATTAATAAAGCAATCACATATATTCAATTTAAAATAAAGTAA
- a CDS encoding LysE family transporter: protein MNLTLPIILGLSAAAIGTTPPGLLNMTAAKVSMRDGRNRALWFAFGASIIVFFQTLLAVLFSRFIDRRADISAVLQEIGLVIFTVLTVYFLWIAKKPKTKKKKEEIKMRSKSSRFFLGMLLSSLNLFPIPYYVFVSITLGSYGYFNFDTFFIYSFSAASAIAAFLVFFGYISFFKGKEKKDSFLSRNINYVIGSITGLVALFTLFKIVYR, encoded by the coding sequence ATGAACCTCACCCTTCCTATCATCCTCGGGCTTTCGGCCGCAGCTATCGGAACAACTCCTCCAGGATTGCTCAACATGACTGCCGCAAAAGTGAGTATGCGAGACGGTAGAAATCGTGCGTTATGGTTTGCGTTTGGAGCTTCGATAATTGTTTTTTTTCAAACGTTACTAGCGGTTTTGTTTTCTCGGTTTATTGATAGAAGAGCCGATATTAGTGCCGTTTTACAAGAAATTGGATTAGTGATTTTTACAGTTTTAACGGTTTATTTTTTATGGATAGCAAAAAAACCTAAAACCAAGAAAAAGAAAGAAGAAATTAAAATGCGAAGCAAATCCAGTCGTTTCTTTTTAGGAATGTTGTTGTCTTCGCTCAATTTATTTCCAATTCCATATTATGTTTTTGTGAGTATTACATTGGGTTCGTATGGTTATTTTAATTTTGATACGTTCTTTATTTATTCTTTTTCGGCAGCTTCAGCCATTGCTGCTTTTTTAGTGTTTTTTGGGTATATTTCTTTTTTTAAGGGAAAAGAAAAAAAGGATTCTTTCTTATCCAGAAACATCAATTATGTCATTGGTTCCATAACCGGACTAGTAGCATTGTTTACCCTTTTCAAAATTGTTTATAGGTAA
- a CDS encoding sensor histidine kinase encodes MAISFKKTYKFAIKSALYVSLFSIGFLVLTTYFFYEINWLFITVFGLSIYLFSFFVIQYRVERFIYRRVKKIYDDVSLLDSTTFRSQPITTDMATLTKEVKKFATDKKLEIETLKVREEYRREFLGNVSHELKTPLFTVQGYVATLLDGAMNDKTLRKKYLERAEKGVERLIYIVKDLDMITKLETGDLNLEYSIFDVVELVKNVFELLEMRASKKHITLTFDTKYSNPIYVRADQEKIQQVVTNLVMNSIKYGREGGTTEVSIENLVKNRIIVRITDNGEGIQKQHIPRLFERFYRVDKSGARSEGGSGLGLAIVKHIIEGHNEKIYVESQFGVGSEFSFTLEKQK; translated from the coding sequence ATGGCTATTAGTTTTAAAAAAACATACAAATTTGCTATAAAATCGGCACTTTATGTTTCCCTGTTTTCCATTGGGTTTTTAGTGTTGACGACTTATTTTTTTTATGAAATAAATTGGCTGTTCATTACTGTTTTCGGACTTTCCATCTACCTTTTTTCCTTTTTTGTAATTCAGTATCGAGTGGAACGTTTCATTTACCGTAGGGTAAAAAAAATCTACGATGATGTATCGTTATTAGATTCTACTACGTTTAGAAGTCAGCCAATCACCACAGACATGGCTACTTTAACGAAAGAAGTGAAAAAATTCGCTACCGATAAAAAACTCGAAATTGAAACCCTGAAAGTCCGCGAAGAATACCGAAGAGAATTTTTAGGAAATGTTTCGCACGAATTAAAAACACCACTATTTACAGTTCAAGGTTACGTTGCTACACTTTTGGATGGAGCCATGAATGATAAAACCCTTCGAAAAAAATACCTTGAAAGAGCCGAAAAAGGAGTGGAGCGATTAATCTATATCGTAAAAGATTTAGACATGATTACAAAACTGGAAACGGGTGATTTAAATCTTGAATATTCTATTTTTGATGTCGTAGAATTGGTGAAAAATGTCTTCGAATTACTCGAAATGCGAGCTTCCAAAAAACATATCACATTAACTTTTGATACAAAGTATTCCAACCCGATTTATGTGCGAGCCGATCAGGAAAAAATCCAACAAGTAGTTACCAATTTGGTTATGAATTCCATCAAATACGGAAGAGAAGGCGGAACAACCGAAGTGAGCATCGAAAATTTAGTAAAAAACAGAATCATCGTCCGAATTACTGATAACGGCGAAGGAATTCAAAAACAACACATTCCAAGACTGTTTGAACGTTTTTACAGAGTCGATAAAAGTGGAGCTCGTTCCGAAGGTGGTTCCGGTTTAGGATTAGCTATTGTGAAACATATCATCGAAGGTCACAACGAAAAAATCTACGTAGAAAGTCAGTTTGGAGTGGGTTCAGAATTTTCATTTACGCTCGAAAAGCAGAAATAA
- a CDS encoding glycosyltransferase — translation METAKPKILVAPLNWGLGHATRCIPIIEALLENNFEPVIASDGVALHILQKEFPELIFLELPSYQIEYAKNGAFFKWKLIKNSPKMMEAIYMERKLVKKWVKEYDLSGIISDNRLGIYSKKVPSVFITHQLNVLTGNTSWITSKLHQYIIKKYEECWVPDVAEIPNLTGKLGHLKNPHFKINYIGPLSRLNKKELPKKYDLMVILSGPEPQRSMLEMHLKEEIKRYVGDVVFVRGIIEPEQKSEQIDHVTFYNFMTSGQLEQTFNESELVLCRSGYTTVMDLAKLGKKAFFIPTPGQFEQEYLAKKYKKDGVVPFAKQEKFVIENLYDVDLYKGLQSFKNDLNWKNLFLLFERK, via the coding sequence TTGGAAACTGCCAAACCAAAAATTCTCGTTGCTCCATTAAATTGGGGCTTGGGACACGCCACACGATGCATTCCTATTATCGAAGCTTTGTTGGAAAACAATTTTGAACCCGTTATCGCTTCCGATGGTGTTGCTTTGCACATTTTACAGAAAGAATTTCCTGAATTAATTTTTTTGGAATTACCTTCCTATCAAATAGAATATGCCAAAAATGGAGCTTTTTTTAAGTGGAAACTGATTAAAAACAGTCCAAAAATGATGGAAGCCATTTATATGGAAAGAAAATTGGTGAAAAAGTGGGTGAAAGAATACGATCTTTCAGGCATCATTTCCGATAATCGATTAGGGATTTATTCTAAGAAAGTGCCATCTGTTTTTATCACCCATCAATTGAATGTTTTAACCGGAAATACCAGTTGGATTACCAGTAAATTGCACCAATATATAATTAAAAAATATGAAGAATGTTGGGTGCCGGATGTGGCAGAAATTCCGAACCTGACAGGAAAATTAGGGCATTTAAAAAATCCGCATTTTAAAATCAATTACATTGGTCCGTTAAGCCGTTTGAACAAAAAAGAATTGCCAAAAAAATATGATTTAATGGTGATTCTTTCCGGACCGGAACCGCAACGATCGATGTTGGAAATGCATTTGAAAGAAGAAATCAAACGCTATGTTGGCGATGTTGTTTTTGTTCGTGGCATCATTGAACCAGAACAAAAATCGGAACAAATTGACCATGTTACTTTTTATAATTTTATGACTTCCGGACAACTTGAACAAACGTTTAACGAAAGTGAATTAGTGCTTTGTCGTTCGGGTTACACAACGGTTATGGATTTGGCAAAATTGGGTAAAAAAGCTTTTTTTATACCAACTCCAGGACAATTTGAGCAAGAATATTTGGCTAAGAAATATAAAAAAGACGGTGTTGTTCCGTTTGCAAAACAGGAAAAATTTGTAATCGAAAATTTATATGACGTGGATTTATATAAGGGATTACAAAGTTTTAAAAACGATTTGAATTGGAAGAATTTATTTCTGCTTTTCGAGCGTAAATGA
- a CDS encoding response regulator transcription factor, whose product MKKKEIKILLVDDEQDILEIVGYNLAQEGYQIVTAVNGKEAVQKAKKELPHLIIMDVMMPEMDGMEACEHIRKIPELSNVIVAFLTARSEDYSQVAGFEAGADDYIAKPIKPKVLVSKVKALLRRLKEDEAKSDVLNVGNIEVNREEYKIIQGGKEIVLPRKEFELFYLLASKPGKVFKREEILDKVWGNEVVVGGRTIDVHIRKLREKIGDDLFKTIKGVGYKLEV is encoded by the coding sequence ATGAAAAAAAAGGAAATAAAGATCTTATTAGTTGATGATGAACAAGATATACTCGAAATTGTAGGGTATAACTTAGCTCAAGAAGGCTATCAGATTGTTACTGCTGTGAACGGAAAAGAAGCTGTTCAAAAAGCAAAAAAGGAATTACCACACCTAATTATCATGGATGTGATGATGCCGGAAATGGATGGCATGGAAGCCTGTGAGCACATCCGCAAGATTCCCGAATTAAGCAATGTTATTGTCGCATTTTTAACTGCAAGAAGTGAAGATTACTCACAAGTAGCCGGTTTTGAAGCCGGAGCCGATGATTATATCGCCAAACCAATCAAACCAAAAGTATTGGTAAGTAAAGTGAAAGCACTTCTACGTCGTTTGAAAGAAGATGAAGCCAAAAGTGATGTCTTAAATGTTGGAAACATTGAAGTAAACAGAGAAGAATACAAAATTATTCAAGGCGGTAAAGAAATTGTATTGCCAAGAAAAGAATTTGAATTATTCTATTTATTAGCTTCTAAACCCGGAAAAGTATTCAAAAGAGAAGAAATTTTAGATAAAGTTTGGGGTAACGAAGTAGTTGTTGGCGGAAGAACCATCGACGTACACATTAGAAAATTAAGAGAAAAAATTGGCGACGATCTTTTTAAAACCATCAAAGGTGTTGGTTACAAACTGGAAGTATAA